A segment of the Methanothermococcus thermolithotrophicus DSM 2095 genome:
GATACTAAAACAAAGTCTGGATTATATTTTAAAATTTCTTCTTCTGTGGTGTTGTAAGGAACCTGTATGACCTTACAACCTCTGTCTGTTAAACACTTAATTATGCTTTTTTTAACTCCACAGTCTATTAAAACACAAACCGCCTTTTCCTCTACACCTTCCACTTCATGAACTATAACTTCTTTTGTTGAAACTTCAGGAACTAGGTCTATTTCTGATAAGTCTTTGTGGGATTTTGCCTTTTTTATGAATTCTTCTATTTCTGAATCACCAATAGGTTCTGATGATGTTTTTAATAAGGCTCTAACAACACCTTTTGATCTTATTTTTCTTGTTATAAATCTGGTGTCAATTTCTGCTATTCCTGGGATATCGTATTTCTTTAAAAAGTCGTCTAAATCCTTACTTGTAATATCTTTTACAACAAAACCTTCTGCTTTGATACCCTCTGATTCGTACCAGTCTTCTTTAACTCCGTAGTTCCCTTCCAAAGGGTAAGTCATGGTAACAATCTGCCCTTTATATGACGGATCTGTAAGTATTTCAACATAACCAGTCATACTCGTGTTAAATACCAATTCTCCCAAAACTTCTTTTTCAGCACCAAATCCTTTTCCTTTTAAAACTGTTCCATCTTCTAAAACTAAAATTCCATACATGCTGTTCCACCATAAATATTTTTTATAATATATGGCATTATATTATTTATCCGTTCGCGTCATGTTTTTATATTAATGAGTATAGTTGTTCTGCAATTGAAATAACATATTTATGCTAATAATAGAAAGTCGTTTACATTATAATATTGGGTGAAATCTTCGATTTCACTACTTGTACCTCTGGTTCCGATTAGACGAAACCTTATTCCGCAAACGACCATAATTGTAGTAATTGTTTAATAATGTATTAATTATTTAAATAATTAGATTATATAAATTCAATAGTTGTACATGATATTCATAACATGATATTCGTACGTATATTTTTATTTTAAATTTGTTAATTATCAGAAGGTGATTTAATGCCAAAGATTCTTATAACTGACCCTTTACATGATGACGCTGTGGAAATATTGAAAGAAGCAGGAGATGTTGAAATAGCCACCGGTTTAACTACCGAAGAGTTAAAAGAAAAAATCAAGGACGTAGATGCTTTGGTTGTTAGAAGTGGAACAAAAGTTACTCGAGAAATAATTGAAGCTTCAGAGAAGCTCAAAGTTATTGCAAGAGCTGGAGTAGGTGTGGATAACGTAGATATGGAAGCTGCCACCGAAAAAGGTATTGTTGTAGTCAATGCTCCAGATGCATCATCAATTTCAGTGGCTGAATTGACACTTGGTTTAATGCTTTCAGCAGCTAGAAACATACCACAAGCTACCGCATCACTGAAAAGAGGGGAATGGGACAGAAAATCATTTAAAGGTTTTGAGCTCTACGGAAAAACACTTGGTATCATTGGGTTAGGTAGAATTGGTCAGCAAGTGGCTAAGAGAGCTCAGGCATTTGGGATGAATATTGTGGCTTACGATCCATACATTCCAGAGGA
Coding sequences within it:
- the carA gene encoding glutamine-hydrolyzing carbamoyl-phosphate synthase small subunit, which gives rise to MYGILVLEDGTVLKGKGFGAEKEVLGELVFNTSMTGYVEILTDPSYKGQIVTMTYPLEGNYGVKEDWYESEGIKAEGFVVKDITSKDLDDFLKKYDIPGIAEIDTRFITRKIRSKGVVRALLKTSSEPIGDSEIEEFIKKAKSHKDLSEIDLVPEVSTKEVIVHEVEGVEEKAVCVLIDCGVKKSIIKCLTDRGCKVIQVPYNTTEEEILKYNPDFVLVSNGPGDPIRVNETINTVKSLIGKIPVTGICLGHQIITLALGGKTYKLKFGHRGGNQPVKDLKTGKVHITSQNHGFATEKSMMPENVEILHINLNDNTVEGICKFEDAESGKVVAWSVQHHPEAGPGPHDARFLFDQIIEFGLTGKL